From a single Novipirellula caenicola genomic region:
- a CDS encoding GspE/PulE family protein yields MATEPGSIFTGLDPAASDYAVAAVDRLLETAISSNASDIHIQPRKAGWDVLFRIDGVLSVADWIRGGSAGDPVTRLMVLAGLPTYRSTQPMEGRLKWRDETAASNEPPSLRLSVFPTVHGPRAVLRVLRKDDRFDTLDSLGLDPKTTAKLKQLCLQTDGAILLSGPAGSGKTTTMYSMLRTIAAQRPRRSVITIEDPVESVIDSISQSELDPSGGMTLASALRSAVRQDSEVLLVSEIRDPETAEAAMQASLTGHLIFSSLHATDVAATLRRMIQFAVPSYALQSGIRAVVTQRLLRRCCDACRDDNQGNGDHPQGRNALQASDCQACVGTGYRGRVAVADCIFFDGSDPVGEALSRAIDRDASATQMRTDAIDAGWVDLRSQAETLAQQGITDMTEVYRVLGAN; encoded by the coding sequence GTGGCGACTGAGCCCGGTTCAATTTTTACGGGGCTTGATCCTGCGGCCAGCGATTACGCCGTTGCCGCAGTTGATCGCTTGCTCGAGACAGCGATCTCGAGCAACGCTTCGGACATCCACATTCAACCTCGCAAAGCGGGCTGGGATGTTCTGTTTCGCATCGACGGAGTTTTGTCGGTCGCCGATTGGATCCGTGGCGGCAGTGCCGGCGATCCGGTTACGCGGCTGATGGTCTTGGCGGGGCTGCCGACCTATCGCAGCACCCAACCGATGGAAGGCCGATTGAAATGGCGGGACGAAACCGCCGCGTCGAATGAGCCGCCTTCGTTACGGCTGAGTGTGTTTCCAACCGTGCATGGGCCTCGTGCGGTGCTGCGAGTGCTTCGCAAGGACGATCGGTTTGACACGCTCGATTCGCTTGGGCTTGATCCCAAAACCACTGCGAAACTCAAACAGCTGTGTTTGCAAACCGATGGTGCGATTTTGCTTTCCGGTCCCGCCGGCAGCGGCAAAACGACCACGATGTACAGCATGCTGCGAACGATCGCGGCGCAGAGGCCGCGGCGAAGCGTGATCACGATCGAAGATCCCGTGGAATCGGTGATCGATTCGATCAGCCAAAGCGAGCTCGATCCAAGTGGCGGGATGACGCTGGCGTCGGCGCTGCGAAGCGCCGTACGACAAGACAGCGAAGTGCTGCTTGTCAGCGAGATTCGCGATCCCGAGACCGCCGAAGCGGCGATGCAAGCGTCGTTGACGGGGCATCTCATTTTCTCGTCGTTGCATGCCACCGATGTCGCCGCAACATTGCGGCGAATGATCCAATTCGCAGTACCGAGTTACGCGTTACAGAGCGGGATTCGCGCGGTGGTAACCCAGCGATTGTTGCGGCGATGTTGCGATGCATGCCGAGACGACAATCAGGGCAACGGTGATCACCCGCAAGGCCGAAACGCATTGCAAGCGTCGGATTGCCAAGCATGTGTTGGCACTGGATATCGCGGCCGCGTGGCGGTCGCCGATTGTATCTTTTTCGACGGTTCGGATCCCGTCGGCGAAGCATTGTCCCGAGCGATCGATCGCGACGCCTCGGCGACACAGATGCGAACCGACGCCATCGACGCCGGATGGGTGGATCTTCGCAGTCAAGCTGAAACGCTAGCCCAACAGGGCATTACCGATATGACCGAAGTCTACCGAGTGCTTGGGGCAAACTAG